CCTCGCCGGGCTCCTCGACCAGGACGGTTCCGCGCTCCTCGTCCATGATAAGGCGGACGATTACAAAACCGACCCTGCCGGCGACTCGAGCGACCGCATCGCCTGCGGCGTCATCAGCCGCTGACCGCTGCTTCACCGGCACGCCTCTTTTGGAGCGGCCGCATCATAGAGCGGAGGGGAAGGGAGCAGGGGCGTGTGATATAATGCCTCTATGGAACAGCTCCTTGCGCGGCTCCCCTGGGGCCTTCTCATTATCCTCTGCCTGACGCTCGGGCTCGCGCCCTTCGCTCCGCCGCATATTGTGGAGAAGCTTTCGATGCTCTTCAAAGGCCGCCTGGTGCGTCCCCTGGACTGGTTCGATCTGTTCTTCCATGCCACCCCCTGGGTGTTGCTGGCACTTAAAGGCTTTTACTCACTGCGACATTAAGCATTCACGATACTGTGAAGGAGAGATATCCATGACGGTTGCGATCCAGAAGATCCCGGGCGGCTTCAGCCTCGACGGCCTCGAGCTGAAGAGCGGCAAATGCGGCTGCACCTCCATATCGACCTGCTGCTATTCCTGGTCGAAGATAAAGAAGAGAGACGACCGCACCTTCGAGTTCGTCGCAAAGACCACAACGCCCGAGACTTCCGACTTCTTCACCTGGGGATATACGGCGACCAGGGAAGGGGTTACGGTGACCGTGCTGGTGGAGGACGCCCGGGATAAAAAGATTTACTCGGGCTATCTCCCTCCGGCAGCAGGGGCCTGGGAGGCCCGGGGATGGACAATAGCGGAAAAGAACGGGGAGAGGGAGGACGGCGCGGTCTGGCGGTGCGCGAGCTGCCGCTGGCTCTACAAGGAGGACCGGGAAGGAGCTCCTTTCGCCTCCCTGCCCGACGACTGGAAATGTCCGGTCTGCAACGTGGGCAAAGAGGCTTTCGAGAGTATAGGATAAAGGCCTGCCGCAGCGCTACTATCGAAGGCCCCCGCTCTCCCTCTTGCTCCCTGCCCCCTCGAAAGGGCTCTCCTGGCCGGCCTTCTTCATTTGCACGTGCTCTGCGTGAATAGTTACTTGAAAAGAATACGGCCGCTCTTATACACTGCCTCTACGGCATGAAGCAACGGCGGCGTGCGCACCGCTCGAGAAGGAGGATTTGTATGAGAGTAACGGCGTTCGTTGTCGCCCTCGGCCTGGTTGTGATCTTCGGCATGGCCGGCCGGGCAGAGGCGCAGGTCGATGTCGGCATATCGATCGGCGAGGAGGGGCTTCGGGGGTTTCATCTCGCTGTCGGAGAGTATTATCATGTCCCGCAGAGGGAAGTCATCATCATCATCAAAGAAAAGAGGATACGGGACGAAGAGCTCCCGGTGGTGCTCTTCCTCGCGCAGAGGGCGCGGGTTCCGTACACCCGCATCGTCGAGCTGAGGCAGAGAGGGATGTCCTGGATCGATATCACCCTCCATTTCGGCCTCAGCCCGGAGATCTACTATGTGCCGGTGAAGGTGGTGTCAGGCCCGCCCTACGGGAAAGCCTACGGCTACTATAAAAAGAAGCCGAAGAAGGAGTGGAAGGCGATACGGCTCGATGACGACGATGTCGTCAACTTCGTGAACCTGAAATTCATCTCGGGGTATCACGGCTATTCGCCCGAACGGGTTATCGAACTCCGGTCCAGGGGAAGGGACTTTGTCGCTATTAACGACGAGGTGAAAAGGGAAAAAGGAAGAGGCAGAGACAGGAACAAAGAAAGAGATAAAGATAGAGAGCACGGCAAGCTGGAAAAAGAGCACGGGAAGAAGGAGAAGAACAAGGATAAAGGAAAAGGACACGGGAAATTCGAGTAGAAGGGGTAGTGCTCTCCTATGAGGAAAGACGAGGAAGTTATGCGCTTTTGAGCGGAATTATTCTTCGTTTGCTCCAGAGCAAAGGGTGTTAAACTCGATTCTCGTAAATGCACCCGCACTGGTGGTTCGCCCCAAAGGCTCCGCCTTTATGGGCTGCACCAGAGCCAGGAATTCCCCTCAAAACCGCATAACCTCCTCGTCTTTTAGACCACTAGAATTTTCGGTTAGGGTTTCGTGCGGTCAGAAATAGAAATGCGCGCCGAGGCCCATATACTTGATGGTGCGGTTGTAGAACTGTCCGTTCGGCGAGCTGCCGTTGAAGTACTCGAGCATTATCTGAAACCTCCGGCTGACGGTGGTAGGCCTTTCGAACTCCAGGCCGAGACGGACCGAGACATCGGTGTTCCAGTCGTTTTCCTCCCAGTTCTTGAAGTCTGCGGCGAAGAGCGGCCGCGTGGTCCGGCTGAGAAAGGTCCGGGGGCTCCGCAGCTCGACGCCGTACTGCACGGACCAGGGCTTCAGATCAGGGGGCTCCTTGCGGAAGATATACCCTCCTCCCGCGTAAAGGCGCAGGTCATCGCTGATGTCGTAGGACAGCTTCAGGTCCGTTCCCTCATAGCTGAGATTCACCCTGTTCAATCTGTTCCTGAGGAGGAACTCGTCGCCGAGGTGGGAGCTCTGGTGAAAGAGGCGGAGGAGGGCCGAAAAGTCCTTGTAGCGATAGCTCAGGGGTATCCCCACCCAGTAATCTGCATTGATGAGGTCCTTGGACTCGGCATCGAGGTCGAAGATCGCAAAGACCCCTGCCTGGATACCGATCTCCCAGAGCCCGCCAACAGGGGACTCGTCCCTGTAGAAGACGAGTGTCTCTCCGAAGCTCGTCGCTCCCACGTTATCGAGCTCGTCGTCATCGATATAGTAATGGTAGGCAGCGGAAAAGCGGGGCCAGCGCGGATCGGCGATGAGCGGCGCAAAGAGGCGCCCCCGGGGGAAGAGCTCGCCCATCTCCGCTGCTTCATCTCCGGGCTGGGCTTCCGCCTGCTGCGGTTCGGAGAGGCTGACCGCTGCGGGCGCCTGCGCGCCGGGCTCTATGATCTCGATCCTTACTACCCCCTGGATGCCCGAGAGCGCCTTGAGCACCTGGTCCCTTTTTACACTCCCCAGTTCGTCGCCCCTCACGGTCATGATGCCGTTGCTCACGGTGACACGAGGAGCTTTTAACGAGAACTCCCTCTCGAGAATAGCCGTTGCATAGCCGGCGGCAAAGCGGTCGTCTGCCGCAGCGAGCGGGGCAGGCGCGAGGCAGAATACCGCAGCGAGCCAGGCGCAGAGGAGCGCAAAGAGGCACGCCACCCTGCAGTGGTATTTTGGCGCGATATCTGACCGGGAAAGCAGGTACATTACTCAATTTATACGACAATAAAAGGGCTCCGTCAATGCCGTAGAGTACCCGCTGTCTCCCTCGCTGCCCAGGAGTTGATCGCGGCGAGCGTGGTATGCTTAAGTAATAATCATTTCTTGTCTGAGGAGAGAGATGTTATGAATGAGATGCGGGTCAACAGCTGGAACGAGCTCCAGGAGCAGCTCTATGAGGATTCGTGGAACCCCGATCTGGGGCGCTTCCGCTCCCGTTACGCCTTCCGCGGCCTCTCGGATGCAGGGTATCCGCTCGCAACCACGCTGATCAGGCTGGGAGGCCCTTATGCCGAGCTCGAACGCCATCTCCTCAGAAATTTCAGAAAGTACGCACACCGCAACGTGGTGCAGCACGACTCCATTTGGCACTGGCTCTCGGTGGCGCAGCACTACGGGCTGCCGTCGCGGCTCCTCGACTGGACCTACTCGCCGCTCATCGCCCTGCACTTCGCCACCGCCAATATCGACAAGTTCGCTGCCGACGGGGTTATCTGGGCGGTCAATTATGTCAAGGCTCACCAGCTGCTCCCGCAGAAGCTGCGGGCCCAGTTGGAGCTCGAAGGGGCCAACGTGTTTACCGTCGGCATGCTCGCTGAATCGCTCACCTCGCTCGAGGAGTTTTCGAACCTCTGCAAGAACGATTTCGTGCTCTTCTTCGAGCCGCCGTCGATGGACGACCGGATCGTCAACCAGTTCGCCCTCTTCTCGGTCATGTCCGATGCTCATGCGGTCCTCGACGAGTGGCTCAAAGAGTATCCCGACCTCTGGCGGAAGATCGTCATCCCCGCCCAGCTGAAGTGGGAGATCCGGGATAAGCTCGACCAGGCGAATATCACCGAGCGGGTCCTCTTCCCCGGCCTCGACGGCCTCAGCCGCTGGCTGAAACGGCAGTACAGCCCGAAGATGCAGTAAGGCGGTCATCAGCTTTCAGCTCTCGGCAGTCAGCACAGAGAAAAAGGAAGGGTGCTCTTTACGCTCAAGGCTGAGAGCTGATTGCTGAAAGCTGACGGCTGATAGCTGCCTTTTCGTGTATACTTTACCCATGAGCGGACTCGTCATCTGGATAACCGGCCTGCCGGGAAGCGGCAAGAGCACCGTTGCAGAAGGGATCAAGCGCCGCTTCCCTCACTTCGTTATCCTCCGCATGGACGAGCTCAGAAAAGTGGTCACGCCTACGCCTACGTATTCCGAGGCGGAGCGGGATACGGTCTATCGCTCTATCGTTTATATGGCGAAGACGCTTGCCGACCTCGGCCATAATGTCCTTATCGATGCCACGGGAAATATGAGGAAGTGGCGCGACCTCGCCCGGCAGATGATCCCGCGCTATGCGGAGATATACCTCAAGTGCCGTATCGAAGTCTGTACCGACCGGGAGAGAGCACGCGGTGATGCCCACAGCGCCCCGAGGGATATTTACCGGAAAGGGGAGGCGGGCTGGCCGGTGCCGGGCCTCCAGGCGCCCTATGAAGAGCCGCTCAGCCCGGAGGTGACCATCGAGACGGACAGACTCTCCTTCGAACAGGGCATCGCCCTCGCCGAATCGTTCATCGCAGAGCGCTTCTCTCCGAATGAATGAAGGGCAATGATCCTATTAAAAATTTAAATCAGCCCCGCTGTTTCCCGAATGCTATAATCAGAGTTCATACAACGTGCTGCCGGAGGGGGCAATGGAGAAGTTTTCACTCGTCAAGGAAGATACGGCGCTCCTGATCGTCGATATCCAGGAGAGGCTCGCAGGCGCGATGAAGGAGAAGATCAAGGAGGAGACGATAAAGAACAACCTCCACCTCGTCGAGCTCGCGAAGATGCTGAGCATCCCAGTCGCGGTCACCGAGCAGTACCCGAAGGGCCTCGGCCCGACCGTGAAAGAGATCCAGGAGGCGCTGCCCTCGTACCAGCCGGTCGAAAAGCTCACCTTCAGCTGCTGCGGCGAGCCGGATTTCCTCGCTGCCGTGAAAGCGCTCAACAAGAAAACGATTCTCCTTACCGGCATGGAGACCCACATCTGCGTGCTCCAGACCTGCATCGATCTTCTAAAGAGCGGCTATACGGTCCACCTGGTCCGCGACGGGGTCTGCTCGCGGGCCAAGGAGAACTGGATAACGGGAACGGAATTCATGCGCGATGCCGGCGCAGTAGTCACCTGCACCGAGACCGTGCTCTTCCAGCTGCTGAAGGTGGCGGGCACGGAAGAGTTCAAGGCGATTTCGAAGAGGATACGGTAGCTCATCTGCCTTTCGCCCTTGCGATCCTGCCCTTTTTCGCGGGCCGTCCGGCTGCGGCGGCGCCCGTACTGCCGACGGCCAGCATCGCGTCCCGCAACGTTTTGACCCGGTCGCGGAGCTCGGCTGCTTTCTCGAAATCGAGCTTCTTTGCAGCCTCTTTCATCTCCGCCTCGAGCTGCTTGATCGTCTCTTCGCTCACTTCGTACTCGACCTTTTCCTCGGCAACGGCAGGAACGGTATAGTAATCCGCCTCGTAGATCGAGCTCAGGATATCCTTGATCTGGCTCTTGATGCTCTCGGGCGTGATCTTCATGCGCTTGTTGTAGTCCTCCTGGAGCGTGCGCCGCCGCTCGGTCTCGCCGATCGCCTTCTGCATCGAGCGCGTCATGGTGTCGGCATAGAGGATGACCTGTCCGTTGATATTCCGCGCTGCCCTTCCCGCGGTCTGGATCAATGACCGCTCTGAGCGGAGAAAGCCCTCCTTGTCCGCATCGAAGATCGCCACGAGCGAGACCTCGGGAAGGTCGAGCCCCTCCCTGAGCAGGTTCACGCCGATCAGCACATCGAAGACCCCGAGCCGCAGGTCCCTCAGGATCTCGATCCTCTCGAGGGTGTCGATGTCGGAATGGAGATACCGCGCCTTGATCCCCAACTGCGTATAGTAATCGGTGAGGTCTTCGGCCATCTTCTTGGTCAGCGTCGTCACGAGTATGCGTTCTCCCCGTTCCGCCCGCGCGCGGATCTCGCCGAGGAGGTCGTCCACCTGCCCGCTGATGGGCCGCACCACCATGGGGGGGTCCATCAGCCCCGTAGGCCGTATCACCTGCTCCACGATCCTCCCCCCGGACTTCTCGATCTCGTAGGCTGCCGGGGTCGCCGAGACATAGATCACCTGCCCGGCGCGGCCTTCGAACTCCTCGAACCTGAGCGGCCGGTTGTCGAGCGCCGACGGCAGTCTGAAGCCGTACTCGACGAGGGTATTCTTCCGCGACCGGTCTCCTTCGTACATGCCCCCGATCTGCGGGACCGTTGCATGGGACTCGTCGATGATCATGAGATAGTCGCCGTTCGAAGGACCGCTTCGTATGTAATCGAGGAGCGTATGGGGCGGGTCTCCGGCACGGCGGCCGCTCAGGTGGCGCGAGTAGTTCTCGATGCCGTGGCAGTAGCCGAACTCCTTGAGCATCTCGAGGTCGAAGCGCGTCCGCTGCTCGATGCGCTGGGCAAACGCGATCTCTCCCCTGTTGCGGAACTCCCGCGTCCGGTTCTCGAGCTCTTTCTCGATGCCGGACAAGGCCTTTTTCAGTTTCGCTTCGGGGGTGATCCAGTGGCTGTTCGGATAGAGGGCCATGCGGTGTATTCTCCGCAGCTTCGCCCCGGTAAGCGGGTCGAACTCGTGCAGGGCGTCGATATCGTCGCCGAAGAATTCGATGCGGACCGCCATGTCTCGCGAGAAGGCGGGGTAGACCTCGATCACATCGCCCCTGACCCTGAAATTCCCCCTTTTGAACTCGATATCGGTACGGGCGTAGAGGATCTCGACGAGCTTCTCGATCAGCTCGTCCCGCCTGACCCTCATCCCCTCCTCGATGAAGAGGTGCATGCCGAGGTAATCCTCGGGCGAGCCGATACCGTAGATGCACGAGACCGAGGCGACCACGATCACGTCGTTCCGCTCGAGGATCGACATGGTCGCCGAATGCCTGAGCCGGTCGATGTCGTCGTTGACCATCGAGTCTTTTTCTATATAGGTATCGGTAGAGGGGATGTAGGCTTCGGGCTGGTAGTAGTCGTAGTAGCTGACGAAGAACTCGACCGCGTTATCGGGAAAGAGCTCCTTGAACTCGCCGTAGAGCTGCGCTGCCAGCGCCTTGTTGTGGGCGATGATGATCGCCGGCTTATGGACCGTGGCGATGACATTGGCGATGGTGAAGGTCTTGCCCGACCCGGTGACCCCCAGGAGCACCTGGTGTTTGCGGTCCCCCCGGATTCCTTCGGTAAGATCCCTTATCGCCTTCGGCTGGTCGCCCTTGGGGGTAAGCTCTGTTTTTAATTTAAATTCCGACACTCGTTTGTGGTAATATACTACGTAAAGGGTTGCTGCTTGGTCGTTAGTGCTCCGTTACATGCATTACTCTCTATTATAAAAGAAGACGGTGCTTTTTCTCTAACCGTTGCGAGAGGGGCATCCCCCGGCAGTATCGATCCGAGCATACAGAACGATAAAAATACCCGGCCAAAGTATTGAAGTATATGGAGAAGAGAATGTGTCGGCGACGGATACCGCCTTTTCATGACATCCATGAAGAGTGCGGGGTCTTTGGTGTCTACAACCACCCCGAGGCTGCCAACCTCACCTACCTCGGCCTCTACGCCCTCCAGCACCGCGGACAGGAGGGAGCGGGCATCTGTTCTTCCGACGGCAAGACGCTCCACGTCGAAAAGGCGATCGGTCTCGTTGCGGATATCTTCAGCGAGAAGCGGCTCAGGCGGCTCCCGGGTACCAGCGCAATAGGGCATAACCGATACTCGACCGCCGGCGGCGGCGGCCTGAAGAACGTGCAGCCCCTCATGGCGAATTATGCCCTCGGCTCGATCGCCGTCGCGCATAACGGCAACCTCGTGAATGTGGACCAGCTCAGGGAAAGGCTCGAGGCCGAGGGCGCCATCTTCCAATCCACCTCCGACAGCGAGACGGTACTCCATCTCATCGCTCGTTCGAAGAGCGACGATCCGTATGAGCGCATCCTCGGGGCGCTGCGGAACGTCAAAGGCGCCTTCAGCCTCCTCTTCCTGCGCGAGGACGAGATGATCGCGGTCAGGGACCCGTTCGGCGTCCGGCCGCTCGCCATAGGCAGGGTGGATGACGCCTACGTCGTTGCCTCCGAGACCTGCGCCTTCGATCTCATCGGCGGCGAGTATGTGCGGGATGTCGAGCCCGGCGAGATGGTGATCATCAACCGGAAAGGGCTCCGTTCCCTCAAGGCGCTGTACAGCCCGAGAAAGGCCCACTGCATATTCGAATTCATCTATTTCGCCCGTCCGGACAGCTATATCTTCAACCACCTCTGCGTCAATACGGTCAGGAAGAACATGGGCCGGCAGCTCGCCCGGGAGTCGGGGATCGATGCCGATATCGTCATTCCCGTGCCCGATTCAGGCGTCCCCGCTGCGCTCGGCTTTGCCGAAGAGAGCCGGATACCTTTCGACTTCGGCCTGATCAGGAACCACTACGTCGGCAGGACCTTCATCGAGCCCAAGCAGAGCATCCGCCACTTCGGGGTGAAGATAAAGCTCAATCCCGTGCGGGACCTCCTCCAGGGAAAGAAGGTCGTCGTCGTCGACGATTCGATCGTCAGGGGCACCACGAGCAAAAAGATCGTGAAGATGATCAGGGAGCTGGGCGGCGCAAAAGAGGTGCATATGCGGATCTGCTCTCCTCCGACCATCGGTCCCTGCTTCTACGGCATCGATACGCCGACGCGGCAGGAGCTCATCGCGTCGAGCCACCTGATCGAAGAGATCCGGAAATACATCACCGCCGACAGCCTCGCCTATATCAGCCTCCCGGGCCTCAAGAGCATCATCCCCAATCCCGAAGACTACTGCTCGGCCTGCTTCGACAATAACTACCCCATCACGTTCCCCAAAGAGAGCCTGGAGCAGATGGCGCTCTCTTTCGCGTAAAGGCACAGTTTCTTCTCCTCTCAGGGTGAAGTTTTCCCGCACCACCAGGTATTCTGCTGCTATAATAGAGTAACCCCATGATCACACAAGCTATTCGTTCCATCTATAAAATCAATCTCGGCATACGGCCGCAGGAGCGGGTGCTCGTCTTTACCGATCGCCCTTCCCCTCCCGAAGTTCTGCAGAACAACGAATGCTGCAGGCGCGAGCGGCTCAGGGATCTCGCCCTCCTCTTCGCAGAGGTCGGCAGGTCCTTCACCAAGAAGATCCTCTACCATGAATACGCCGCCACCGGCGCGCACGGAGCCGAGCCGCCCGAAGAGGTCTGGCGCCTCGCGTTCGGCGAGCGGGCGGTCGCCGCGTTGAAGACAGCAAAACTTCTGAAGCTGCTCCTCGGAAAGAAGCTCTCCCCTGAAGGGATCGAAAAGGCGGGAGTCATCATCGCCCGTTACCGGAGGTCCGCAGCCCACGTTGTCATCGCCCTGGCCAACTACTCGACGAGCCATACGAAGTTCAGAGAGCTTCTGACCGGCCGCTGCGGCGCGCGCTATGCGAGCATGCCGCTCTTCGAGATCGGCATGCTCGAGGGCTCGATGAATGTGGACTGGAAGGCGCTGGCAAAAAGGACAAAGACGGTGGCAGCGATGCTGAACAGCGCCGATTCCGTCGAAATCACTGCTCCGAACGGAACAGCGCTGGCCCTCTCGAAAAAGGGCAGGCAGGCGTTGGCCGATACCGGCATGCTCACCATGCCCGGCGCATTCGGCAACCTCCCCGCAGGCGAGGCCTTCCTCGCCCCGCTGGAAGGCACTGCAGAGGGGAAGCTGGTGCTCGACTGGGCGCCGACCCACGAGCTCTCTTCACCCGTAACGCTTGTAATAAAGAACGGCATGGTGCAGGACATCACCGGCGACGACCCCTTTGCCGAAACCCTCCGGATCAGGCTGAACGAACGGGAGGAAAACCGCACCATCGCCGAGCTCGGCATCGGCACCAACGGCCGCGCGCGCAGGCCCGACAATATCCTCGAATCCGAAAAGATCCTC
The Nitrospirota bacterium DNA segment above includes these coding regions:
- a CDS encoding RND transporter, with the translated sequence MEQLLARLPWGLLIILCLTLGLAPFAPPHIVEKLSMLFKGRLVRPLDWFDLFFHATPWVLLALKGFYSLRH
- a CDS encoding rubredoxin, which encodes MTVAIQKIPGGFSLDGLELKSGKCGCTSISTCCYSWSKIKKRDDRTFEFVAKTTTPETSDFFTWGYTATREGVTVTVLVEDARDKKIYSGYLPPAAGAWEARGWTIAEKNGEREDGAVWRCASCRWLYKEDREGAPFASLPDDWKCPVCNVGKEAFESIG
- a CDS encoding DUF1207 domain-containing protein; the encoded protein is MYLLSRSDIAPKYHCRVACLFALLCAWLAAVFCLAPAPLAAADDRFAAGYATAILEREFSLKAPRVTVSNGIMTVRGDELGSVKRDQVLKALSGIQGVVRIEIIEPGAQAPAAVSLSEPQQAEAQPGDEAAEMGELFPRGRLFAPLIADPRWPRFSAAYHYYIDDDELDNVGATSFGETLVFYRDESPVGGLWEIGIQAGVFAIFDLDAESKDLINADYWVGIPLSYRYKDFSALLRLFHQSSHLGDEFLLRNRLNRVNLSYEGTDLKLSYDISDDLRLYAGGGYIFRKEPPDLKPWSVQYGVELRSPRTFLSRTTRPLFAADFKNWEENDWNTDVSVRLGLEFERPTTVSRRFQIMLEYFNGSSPNGQFYNRTIKYMGLGAHFYF
- a CDS encoding FRG domain-containing protein encodes the protein MNEMRVNSWNELQEQLYEDSWNPDLGRFRSRYAFRGLSDAGYPLATTLIRLGGPYAELERHLLRNFRKYAHRNVVQHDSIWHWLSVAQHYGLPSRLLDWTYSPLIALHFATANIDKFAADGVIWAVNYVKAHQLLPQKLRAQLELEGANVFTVGMLAESLTSLEEFSNLCKNDFVLFFEPPSMDDRIVNQFALFSVMSDAHAVLDEWLKEYPDLWRKIVIPAQLKWEIRDKLDQANITERVLFPGLDGLSRWLKRQYSPKMQ
- a CDS encoding adenylyl-sulfate kinase: MSGLVIWITGLPGSGKSTVAEGIKRRFPHFVILRMDELRKVVTPTPTYSEAERDTVYRSIVYMAKTLADLGHNVLIDATGNMRKWRDLARQMIPRYAEIYLKCRIEVCTDRERARGDAHSAPRDIYRKGEAGWPVPGLQAPYEEPLSPEVTIETDRLSFEQGIALAESFIAERFSPNE
- a CDS encoding hydrolase, with the protein product MEKFSLVKEDTALLIVDIQERLAGAMKEKIKEETIKNNLHLVELAKMLSIPVAVTEQYPKGLGPTVKEIQEALPSYQPVEKLTFSCCGEPDFLAAVKALNKKTILLTGMETHICVLQTCIDLLKSGYTVHLVRDGVCSRAKENWITGTEFMRDAGAVVTCTETVLFQLLKVAGTEEFKAISKRIR
- the uvrB gene encoding excinuclease ABC subunit UvrB; its protein translation is MSEFKLKTELTPKGDQPKAIRDLTEGIRGDRKHQVLLGVTGSGKTFTIANVIATVHKPAIIIAHNKALAAQLYGEFKELFPDNAVEFFVSYYDYYQPEAYIPSTDTYIEKDSMVNDDIDRLRHSATMSILERNDVIVVASVSCIYGIGSPEDYLGMHLFIEEGMRVRRDELIEKLVEILYARTDIEFKRGNFRVRGDVIEVYPAFSRDMAVRIEFFGDDIDALHEFDPLTGAKLRRIHRMALYPNSHWITPEAKLKKALSGIEKELENRTREFRNRGEIAFAQRIEQRTRFDLEMLKEFGYCHGIENYSRHLSGRRAGDPPHTLLDYIRSGPSNGDYLMIIDESHATVPQIGGMYEGDRSRKNTLVEYGFRLPSALDNRPLRFEEFEGRAGQVIYVSATPAAYEIEKSGGRIVEQVIRPTGLMDPPMVVRPISGQVDDLLGEIRARAERGERILVTTLTKKMAEDLTDYYTQLGIKARYLHSDIDTLERIEILRDLRLGVFDVLIGVNLLREGLDLPEVSLVAIFDADKEGFLRSERSLIQTAGRAARNINGQVILYADTMTRSMQKAIGETERRRTLQEDYNKRMKITPESIKSQIKDILSSIYEADYYTVPAVAEEKVEYEVSEETIKQLEAEMKEAAKKLDFEKAAELRDRVKTLRDAMLAVGSTGAAAAGRPAKKGRIARAKGR
- the purF gene encoding amidophosphoribosyltransferase; translated protein: MCRRRIPPFHDIHEECGVFGVYNHPEAANLTYLGLYALQHRGQEGAGICSSDGKTLHVEKAIGLVADIFSEKRLRRLPGTSAIGHNRYSTAGGGGLKNVQPLMANYALGSIAVAHNGNLVNVDQLRERLEAEGAIFQSTSDSETVLHLIARSKSDDPYERILGALRNVKGAFSLLFLREDEMIAVRDPFGVRPLAIGRVDDAYVVASETCAFDLIGGEYVRDVEPGEMVIINRKGLRSLKALYSPRKAHCIFEFIYFARPDSYIFNHLCVNTVRKNMGRQLARESGIDADIVIPVPDSGVPAALGFAEESRIPFDFGLIRNHYVGRTFIEPKQSIRHFGVKIKLNPVRDLLQGKKVVVVDDSIVRGTTSKKIVKMIRELGGAKEVHMRICSPPTIGPCFYGIDTPTRQELIASSHLIEEIRKYITADSLAYISLPGLKSIIPNPEDYCSACFDNNYPITFPKESLEQMALSFA
- a CDS encoding aminopeptidase codes for the protein MITQAIRSIYKINLGIRPQERVLVFTDRPSPPEVLQNNECCRRERLRDLALLFAEVGRSFTKKILYHEYAATGAHGAEPPEEVWRLAFGERAVAALKTAKLLKLLLGKKLSPEGIEKAGVIIARYRRSAAHVVIALANYSTSHTKFRELLTGRCGARYASMPLFEIGMLEGSMNVDWKALAKRTKTVAAMLNSADSVEITAPNGTALALSKKGRQALADTGMLTMPGAFGNLPAGEAFLAPLEGTAEGKLVLDWAPTHELSSPVTLVIKNGMVQDITGDDPFAETLRIRLNEREENRTIAELGIGTNGRARRPDNILESEKILGTIHIALGDNSTFGGTVKAPFHQDFVFFKPTVVLRTKENNRVVLLNEGKLLL